The Choristoneura fumiferana chromosome 11, NRCan_CFum_1, whole genome shotgun sequence genome includes a region encoding these proteins:
- the LOC141432976 gene encoding uncharacterized protein: MVLLSPSIGALRRLLRNCESYADTHGLKYNASKSEFMVFRAGSKSYQSVPPVTLNGTPLNRVKEVKYLGHWVTEDLCDNRDIERERRALAVRCNMLARRFARCSGDVKVALFKAYCQSLYTCSLWVNYTQRTLNALRVQYNDAYRRLFGLPRHCSASAMFAASGTDGFHAIMRRRCASLLARLCGSPNAIVDALVGWWYSPIVTIQPMVCNVSSYVNIYLDI, encoded by the coding sequence ATGGTTCTGCTGAGTCCATCGATCGGGGCCCTGCGTAGGTTACTGCGCAACTGTGAGTCATATGCGGATACCCACGGGCTCAAATACAATGCCTCAAAGAGTGAGTTCATGGTGTTTAGGGCGGGCTCCAAGTCATATCAATCAGTCCCCCCTGTAACTCTCAACGGAACTCCTCTGAACCGAGTGAAGGAGGTAAAGTATTTGGGCCACTGGGTCACCGAAGACCTGTGCGACAATCGGGACATTGAAAGGGAGCGCAGGGCGCTTGCTGTGCGTTGTAACATGTTGGCCCGTAGGTTCGCGCGATGTAGCGGAGACGTCAAGGTGGCGCTGTTCAAAGCCTACTGCCAGTCGTTGTACACGTGCAGCCTGTGGGTCAACTACACGCAGCGCACCCTGAACGCCCTGCGCGTCCAGTACAACGACGCGTACAGGAGGTTGTTTGGGCTGCCGCGGCACTGTAGCGCCTCGGCTATGTTCGCCGCGAGCGGCACGGACGGCTTCCACGCCATCATGAGAAGGCGCTGTGCTTCATTGCTGGCGCGCCTGTGCGGCAGCCCCAACGCCATCGTGGACGCGTTAGTTGGCTGGTGGTATTCCCCAATTGTAACAATACAGCCGATGGTCTGTAATGTTTCATCTTATGTGaacatatatttagatatatag
- the Idi gene encoding isopentenyl-diphosphate delta isomerase, with protein MLARHLSRSFWNALRVETRFLSSDASKPLPEVKDGVEPLQAAALEKDICLLVDEKDNMTGTATKHKCHRVGPNGDILLHRAFSVFLFNKRGDMLMQRRSSQKVTYPDYYSNACCSHPLLIDNEPEDIITAARRRLNHELGIPLDQMPPEMFTFLTRVHYHDPGDGVWGEHEIDHVLVLQDDYKIKPNSDEISEYCYVPKNEFNAFIPTLEGPITPWFNMIKRHRLKLWWDNLHRIKELTEPEKIHKFMEK; from the exons ATGCTTGCTCGCCATCTGTCCCGGAGTTTTTGGAATGCTCTCCGTGTGGAGACCAGGTTTCTGTCATCCGATGCCTCCAAGCCTCTGCCTGAAGTAAAGGATGGTGTTGAACCTCTTCAG GCTGCAGCATTGGAAAAAGACATCTGTCTGCTGGTAGATGAGAAGGATAATATGACCGGGACGGCTACAAAGCACAAATGCCACAGAGTAGGTCCAAACGGCGACATCCTGCTCCACAGGGCTTTCAGTGTGTTCCTTTTTAACAAGAGAGGTGACATGCTGATGCAACGGAGATCAAGTCAGAAG GTGACATACCCAGACTACTATTCAAACGCCTGCTGCAGTCATCCGTTGCTCATAGACAATGAGCCTGAGGATATCATAACCGCTGCAAGAAGGAGGCTGAACCACGAGCTAGGAATCCCTCTGGATCAg ATGCCGCCTGAGATGTTCACTTTCCTGACCCGCGTGCACTACCACGACCCGGGCGACGGCGTGTGGGGCGAGCATGAGATCGACCACGTGCTCGTGCTGCAGGACGACTATAAAATCAAGCCCAACTCGGACGAGATATCAGAGTACTGCTACGTGCCTAAGAACGAGTTTAACGC ATTTATTCCAACATTGGAGGGGCCCATTACACCATGGTTCAACATGATCAAGCGACACAGACTCAAGCTATGGTGGGACAACCTACATCGCATCAAGGAACTCACCGAACCCGAGAAAATACACAAGTTCATGGAGAAGTAA